CTACAGGTCGGCGACCGTGGGCTTGCTGCGCTTTCTGCCTGTGCCAATCTGGAGGTCCTGTTCCTTGTCAAGACCCCTGAGTGCACTGATTCGGGCATCATCAGTGTTGCCGAGAAGTGCCACAGACTACGCAAGCTGCATGTTGATGGGTGGCGCACAAACCGGATTGGGGATTTTGGACTCATGGCTGTGGCACGAGGATGTCCAAATCTGCAGGAGCTCGTTTTGATAGGGGTCAACCCCACCGTGCTGAGCCTCCGGATGCTTGGCGAGCACTGTCGGACACTGGAACGACTTGCACTTTGTGGGTGTGAAACTGTGGGGGATGCTGAGATCATTTGCTTGGCTGAGCGCTGGGCTGCGCTCAAGAAGCTCTGCATCAAGGGGTGCCCAGTATCAGATCGTGGGATGGAAGCACTGAATGGTGGTTGTCCTAGTTTAGTCAAGGTGAAGCTGAAGAGATGCCGTGGAGTGTCATACGAGTGCATTGAGAACCTGAAGGTTACTAGGGGGGGATCATTTTCCATCAGCTTGGATATTGTGTTGGAGCATGATGCTAGGAGTGCTAGTGAAAATGGTGCCCAGGAGAACGGACAAGCACAAATTACTGCGCTGACTGATCAAATGGCAGGCATGGACCTTCCAGTCAATGCTGCTGGCGCACAATCATCGACTCATACAATTACCAGGATGAGGAGCGTCGTGTCAGCACTCCGGCGTAGGTTTGGCAATCCTCCGCCACCGTGATTTGTGATTGAAATTAATGAACTGTTTTTACAGCTTTCCATTTTCTAATGAAACATTCATGTTGCCTAAGACTTCCATTATTTCTGGTCAGTGCAAGATAACCGCCTATGGATGCTTCTGCATGTAGTTTTTATTAATCCACATCAGTCTTTCCTGTGCTCTAGAACCAAAATTTACTCCTGTTGCTTTGTTTACCATAACTGTGTTTCCATATGCATCTAAATTAATCATCTGTTTTTTGGGGGGTTTTGCTGCTTGGTGTTAAGAAATTGGGTGCTACAGTCCCTATATAAACCATTATCCTGGAAAGTTGGTTAGTTGTAGATGGTGGACGAACCCATTGAAATATACGCACACTGACACTGGTAATAGTAGTGTTCGCTTCTGTGTTAGGTTTGAAGAAAAGATATGTTTGAATTTGTCTCCACTTTCTGTATGGGCAGGAGATCCTCTTTGATTTAATTTTCCAAATTTTGTGTTGCACGTTCTTCCACTGAAATGAATGCAAACAAAAATCAATGGTGTATACATCAATGCCATTGTTGCTTTCTGCTGTTACTCTTGGATAACGATGTGCTAGTTGTTGCTTAGCAGCGATGGTTGTTTATGCTGATAGTGAAGGATATTCGTTATAAATAGACTAGAATGCGTGTGTTTGAGGTTGTCTACATATTTGCTGCCTTTCATAATATACCAATTTAATTTCAGTGTAGCAAGTTGAATTGGGGACTACATGGCCTCCATGATGCATGGTACCATCTCTAGAACTGGATGGGCATTAGGGCAGTGAGTGCGGTACTGTGATCCCAAAGCTTAAAACAGTAATTTCTATGTCTATTTAATTTATGTAAACTGTTTCTATAGAAACTGTTTCTATGTTCCAAATGGATAGTTTCTATTGAATGACGTTTTATTCAATCATGTTTCTTTTCTCACTTGTCTACCAGtcacatctttttatgtcttggtTTTCATGTAGACACGGGTTTCTTAATAAGAAGCTATTTCCTTCTCTTCTTTTCTTAGTTAGCACTCAAATTAATGAATATAGTTAATGAACATAGAAACTACTGGGCTGAGAGTGCCCTgaaaacatcatctatttatgatATTTCTTTTCTTTGAGTTGTGGTTGTTGTATATGTTATAAATCCGAACTCATTCCTTTAAGTCCTTattcggttaatcccgttactCATGGATTGTATGAGATTGGAAAACattaagaagtttgacttgtttgtgatttaaactcactcaatctcattcaatccacatggattgagagctaaccgacaaGCCCTAAGGTGTTTCTCCTCTAGTATCAATGATAATTAAAGTATCCACTATCGATGATAATGAAAACATCTTGTCTCTTGTTTGAGTTTCGACGATTAACGATGATGCTAGATATGATAATGAAAGCATTTAGGTCTCTAGTTGGATTTCAGTGATTAATGATTATTGTGACAATTTAAGGGCATTTTTTGGACTCGGTCTGTGTTCACATTGATTTTTTGGACTCGTTCGAGCAGGCGCGGGTATAGGGCTATAGGCAGAGGCGGGGTGCTGTGGCGGCGACTGCgtgcgtgtgagtagggctgggaaAAAACTCGAAACCCGTACCCGAAATACTCGATacccgaattttgttcgggaatttcgggtagcaacttgcaaaacccaaacttatttcgggtaattcgggtatcacaatcaggtacccgaaatacccgaattacccaaactttcatgtgtcatgtactcatgtcatgcttaattattaatttgtacatctataattatgtgtaagtgtgcataacttgtgattttagattgcttgtgttttatatgtccatgtatatcattattcaaactatgtttttatactaatttaatagggtgtatgtgtttttatgaagccaaCACAATAGTTCGGTTAGTTCATGAATACCTGAACCTGAATCCGAAATTCTGGGTACCTAATTTTTTGGGTATTGCAAAATCcattgtaatttcgggtatcgattctcaaaacccggaattttaaaaacccgaattacccgacccaAAATTTTCGGGTAACTTAAATGCCCACCCTGTGTGAGGGAGGCGGTGGCCAGGGTTAAGGGCCCCTTTGGCAGGGCTCTGGCTTCTCCAAAAACGGCTTTGGCTCTGGCTCACGAGGTgaagccacttctttagatgagccaaagccattctgaaaaatcatttggcaaaacggcttataggttgtttttcagaaagaccCTTGTATAGTTTTTCTGAAAAATCTCTCCTGTACGTGGCTAGGGATTGAGGGCGGGACCAAAAAAATAATTTGGACTGGTGGGAGGGCTATTGTGCAAAAATGACGTGAGCTGAAGCCGGGTGAGCCACTTTTTTTGGCTCATGCTCTCTAGTTCATTTTGGAAAAGCACTTCACTGGTGAAGCCATTTGAAAAAGAGGTGTTTGGCACAACTTTTGCATGAGCCAGAGTTGAAGCTGAAAAATAAGCCCTACCAAAGGGGCCCTAAGATAATTGAATTTTTACCACTCACAATATTGTATTCTTGTTATAATTACTACTGTGTTTATGAATTGTGGGTCCAGTTGATTTTATGAAATGTGGGTTAGATGGCAACTTTACAAACATATTTCTTGTGGATGGCAAATATCAGAATCTCTCGCCGGGGTTTGAACCGGAGGGCTGTCGTACGGTTTGCCGAAGTCGTGGGCGTGCGCATCGCGGGATGTGACGGTTTGGACATGATACATGGCGAGTGGGGCCCACGGGTTGGCCAGGGCCGCAGGGCGCCTAGGCGCAGGGGCGTTGTGCGCCTGGGTGCTTGTGCACGTGCCCACACAATTGTTGAGCTGGGCCGGGTGACGAGTGGGAAAAAAtagaattgtttttcccttttttttCATTCTTTTATATATAAATGGGtatatatatgtttatatatATCTGAATGCATTTGTTTATATTAGGTCACCTAAATTTAATGCTTCCCTTTTTTAACGAAAACAACACCCAGACCATTTTTAGCAAACAAGAATTGTGCATCGACATGTAATGCAACGTACAAATATTTTCGAAATAACACATGTACATCTCATATTAACTCCACCTtttaaggaaaaagaaaagaaataacatctgaattttgagtataaagcaaagaaatttttagcctaaaattcagggtgttacaatcgtCTACGAGAgtggtctggtggtgcaccgtacCGTGCATTAACGACTACTTCGGCGCCCAATGGCTACTTCAATGGGAGACATACACGTGGCACCGGTGGTAGTCTGGTGGTGGACCGTATCGGTCCAGTGCCAGCCCATTTTGGAAGTTGTCAGTCAGGATCCTGGAGGACCCGTCCCTGTTCCCCGGTTTGGTGGTGTACCGGACGGGTTCATTGCGCAACATGAGAGCAAAATTTTAGCAGGTTTTTGGAGGAAGATTCAACGGCCATTtggtgccttggggctataaatagactCATTTCGACCTCCACACTACACCAAGCATACTAAGAGCAAGTACTTCACTCAGACGCATTTGAGAGACACCAAAGCGACCCAAGCGTCCGTTCTAGTGAGAGTGGTATTTTGTTATTGTGTGTTCGTGTTGTGACTTCGTGGTGTTGTTTctttgctcttgtgtgtgttctTATCCCCCTCTTGTTGTTCTAGAGTCGTAACTGTCATTAAACTGTGTACGACCgtaagagactccaagttgtgcagATCCTTGCAAAGGGAACAATATAAGAAAGATTTGTGGCACTcaggttgatcattggatcacttgagaggggttgagtgcaatccttgtcctttgggacaccacaacaCGGAGTAGACAAGTATTTGATGTTTGATCGAACCATGGTAAAAAACATCGTGTCTCATGTGCTTGATCTGTTCGATTTTTACTTCCTCTCTACTCTAGTTCTTGCTTCATTCTTGACTAGTAATATTGCTCAAGTTAATTCTGCAATCTTGTGAGAGCAATCAAGTGCAAGAACCTCTCCGTCTCGTCACCCTAAATTGACTTGtttttgtgctaacacttaatttgGATCAAGTTTTTGTTTAAGTTGTGTTTTTCAGACATCACCTATTGACtccctctaggtgactatcaagACTGAGGTTAAAAAAGGTCACTTGTTGGTTTTCGTGATTATGTGTACACGAGATGGAGTGACCTATAGAGGCAGATCCTCATGTAGGGTCTAGGAGGACCCAAAGCATGGGTAAAGATCTAGCCTATGGAGAGCGGACCATCATGTTGTATGGGGGACCGGTTTTCGTGACCTTTCCTGGTCGGGGGTCCGATTgagcttcttcttaatataataccgtgaGGCGGTCTTTTCCCTACCAACTGAGTTTTAGGAGTATGGTGTATTATGTATAGGTGAATGGATTTAGAGTGAACTGATGCGGGAGTTTTAGGGAGATGAAATTTTTAGAGAGTGGTGAAAAAAGTGGGATTTAGAGGGAACCGCTCCGGGAGCTAGTATTTAGAGGGCGAAATCTATCGGTGTTTGGTACCAACGGCGCACTATGGGTCGTACCACGCAGTGCTTTTGAGAGGACGACGACGTCGATTGCAACTCGATGTTTCGTGCAGGACACGACGGAACACAAAAAAAATTATACATGTTCGGACCACCAAAGGCGTAATACCCTGAGTTCTGTGGGTTTTTGGAGGTTGTATTGCTCTGGATTCAAGGGTTTACAAGCGATTTCTAAAGTTAGGAGACGAAGGTGGTCTAGCAATCTAGGTGGTCTAGCAATCTAGCAGGGTCTAAGCTTTTTGTTGGGTTTCTCTCAGCCTTATATAGCTAACTTAGAAGATATCCCTTGTTGCTGTTGTTTCTTCAAATAGTGTTTTCTGTTTACCTGCTATGGTTACCTTTGCTGATGCAAATTACATAACCTCGACGGTTTTGTACAAGCACACGGAAGAAAAAGGCAGCTTGCAATGCGGCCTGTATGTGACCAAGAAATCTAGCGACGCGGACACACGCACATGATGCATATGAATTACCTAGCTGGGCCGGATCGAGCGAAGGGGAACATTCAACATTTCTACACAGtgacacaacacatcaacacaacCCACCGAGCACAAACGGGCCAGGGCCAGGCCCAGGCGAGTGACCAGTCGTTTCACGCTCACACGAAACGGACAATGCGCTTTATCAATCAGTGAAGTGCCCTCCACTCCACTCCACCTCAAGGATGCAGCGCCGAGTAGGTCCGGTACCTGTACTCCGCCGCCGCGTCGTCGGCCGGCTCGCTGGAGCTTTGGTATTTGCTGCGGCACGGAACGTAGTTGTTGACCGGGCATGACTTGGGCTGGCGGAGGAACTTGGCGCAGTCCTCGTGCGAGCGCTGGTTGGGCGCCCACTGGATGCAGTTGCGGTCGACGTTGAGCCTCCCTTCCTTGATCAGGTCCCAGCAGCAGGACCCGAGCGACGTGAAGTAGTTGTCGGAGAGCGTGAGGTTCTTGAGGTTGCTGAACGCGAGCCGGCAGAGCGCGTCGGGCACCTCGCCGTACAAGAGGTTGCCCGCCAGGTTGAGCTGCTCCACCTTGCGCAGGCACGCGAACGACGCCGGGATGGTGCCCGTGAGGCGGTTAGCGCCGGCGTCGATGACCGTGGCCTTCTCCAGGAGGCCGAGCTCGTGGGGGAGGCAGCCGCTGAGGCTGTTGTTGAGGAAGAGCACCTCGAGGAGCGTGCCGGCGTTGCGGGCGATGGACCTGGGTATCTCCCCCGTGAACCTGTTGTTGGCCAGAGAGAGGTAGTTCACCGGCGACTGCCCGATGTTGTCGGGGAGGGCGCCGGAGAAGCGGTTGTTGTTGACGAAGATGGCCTGCACCCGCGGGAGCTTGCAGAAGACGCCGGCGGGGAGCTCGCCGTAGAAGCTGTTGAAGCGGATGTCGACGAAGGTGGCGTTGGTGAGGCCCAGCACGTCCGCCGGGAACGCGGCGGGCGCGAGCTTGTTGTTGCTCAGGTCCAGCTCGTAGAAGTACTGCAGGCCGCCCAGCGCGGGCACGGCGCCGCCGAAGTCGTTGGAGTTGGCGTGGAACAGCGCCAGGTCCGGCAGGCTGTCGACGAAGCCCCGCAGGGACCCCGCCTGCAGCATGTAGCCGTTGAAGTCGACGGACGCGATGGCCCGGTCCGTCACGTTGGGCGGCCGCTCGCAGAAGAAGCCCTTGTAGCTGCACACGTCGGTGCCGCTCCAGCTCTGCGTGACGCCCATCGGGTCGCACGTCACCGTGCTCCGGAACTGCTGGATCACGAGGTACGCCCTGTACAGCCGCTCGTTCTCGAAGTCGCACGGCTGCGGCTGCGACGACGGCGGCGTCGGAGAAGGCGACGAAGGGCTGCCGCCGCCGATGCCGATGCCGATGCCGACGCCCCCGCCGCCGAGGCCGACATCGAGGTCCTGCCGGCTCGGCCGGCTGGCTCCGCCACGGCTGTCCACGAGCGCAGCGCAGGAAACCAGGAAACACAGGAGAGCAACGCTCCGCGCGGTGCGCGCTGGACCTGGACCCGCCATTTCTTGGATTCTGATCACGGGAAGCGTCTGCGGCAGAAGACGAGGGAAACCACGTGCCTAGCTCCCCCTGCGCTTTTTCACGCAAGCCGAGAGAACCAGCCGGTCCCGCACGGCGTCTCCTGCCAAATCTCCCCGCGAACCGTGTTGTGCGGGAGGGAGCGCGACCACGACGGCGCGATCGAGTGGGCGAGCGAGTGGCATGGCCGTCAGGACGTGCGGTATATAAACGCCCGCACAAGGGCAGGGGCCGCAGGGCGGGGACCTGTTGCACGCTTGCATTTTAATCACTTGGCTCTGGCCGGTTAGGAAGGCAGAAGGCTCGGTAGTTGGCGCAGCAAGAGTCAAGACCCCAAGAGCGAACTTTCCTTTCCTGCGATGGCAATTCGCATGTGGAGTACCGGTGCTGTGGTACGTTGCTCCAGTAACTGCGCTGCTCTGAACTGTCATTCtatgaaaggaagaattgtactgTAATTCAGTTCGGTATTCACTGTCATTCGGCGGGGGTTGTTTTTCAGTTTCAGATGAAGAGCTTGTCCTGTTGCCTGTTGGACTATACATGTGCAATTATGCAGTATCCGGATCCAATTGTAGAGGTTGACTAGTCTGGAGGCTCTGAGCTACTGGTTTTTTAAGAACAACTGGATGCATTTGATTCAGAAAACAGACTATTATTCCACAATTTTACCGTAGGAATGGAGCTTCCATTTGATAATTGATAGTACTGAGCTAAGCTATCAAATCCACCAAAGTGAACCTGGTGAGCGGTGACCAACATTGACTTGTTTTTACCGGTTCGCTGCCCTCAATCTCACTTGATTgttagttttttttaaaaaatatatatttaCATTTACACCTCTTATACACTTACTTTCGCCTTTCGATCCTAAGATTGGTGTTGTAGGGCTGTAGGCCCTTGTGGTCTGGTCATTCGTTGTGGCGTCTTAAAGCTGTCACACCCCTATTTTAAACTTTACTCTGTAAATTGTATAATCTACGATGTAAATCGTCTATTTTACATGATCTGCTATGGATAGTCTAACATATGATGCGAGTTTAGCCAACAATGCGTGATGGTGGATGTGGCACTAACATGAACAAAGCTCGGCACCAAAACACATGATGTCAAGCTCAATGCCAAGCTTTGAATCTTAACATCCGCGGTTAGACTCGAACCGAGGATCCGGATTGGACTCAGTACCCAAGGGCTTGGTCCGCATATCAGAATGAGATTCGCTTGCATGGTATAGATAAGTGAAGGTAACATATTGTGATCTTATCAAATTAGGAAATAAGAACGATATCTTTGAAAGTATGGCATATCATCCCAGATGATAAGGGTAATCCATACATAGGAATAGAGATAAATATCTTGGTTTGTGCGAGGGGCCGGTTAGACCGATCTCTATCTTTATCTGGCGAACAGCCAAATAAGCTTTCATAACTAACCATTCCTTCTTGCAAACGAACGTGGTAGCGCCCCTAGAGGGGTTGATCATCTGATCACATTGCATAGGCAATAAACACTATATCACACAAGACGTAGGGTGTAATCTCACATTGAAAGCTCGAATAGTGTATAAATCTTCGAGACTCGCATTTACCTTTAGTTCTCAATCTTGGGATCCACCCCATAAATTCACTACCGAATATTCCTTGACAATTGTGATACTTGTCCTTCATAAGGATTTTTTTTTCTAATTTACCGTTGATGTGATCTGTGGCCCTAGTGTTGAAGTACCTATTGGTGTTGACATTGTAGGAGGTCAGTGTAGCCAACACAAACTTGTTTCCagggatgccaatgaatgtggtgTCAAATTACTTATAGTAGTGAACAATGGTATGGCGTCCTTTACCACATAACTGGCAAGTGGGCTAGTCTCCATTTGAACCAAACAAAAGCCCATTGTTGGGTCCCAAGCGCCATCCTTAGCGTGCTCCATGGCCACGACATCAACGATCCTGATTGCGGCCATGACTGGTGTCACTCCCATCTTGCACCGCAAGATTCGTTGTGGAGCCATCGCCCTATTGTAGAGTTAGGTGTTGTTCAAAACTAATCAGTTGCATGAAAAGCTCGGTAGCTCACTCAAAGGTACATGCTCCACTTGTGTGTCCATAGCGAAAAACACTAGGTTGAGCTTAGCTCGATGTCAAAGTCGATGAACATGTACAAAGCAGGTTCTTCATCATCGAGTGTATTCCGACGGAGACAATGTCATCTGCTAGAGCCTTCATGTGTCTAAAGAATTCGACCATAGTCCATGTACCCTTCAACATGGTGGCCAACATCATTTACGTGTCGACCACCTTATCCCCAAGCTTCCAACTAACACTGGTGTCATCGGATCGAGGAGGTGCAGTACCTACGCATTATGGAGTGTAGAGGGGACCTGCTCTCCATAGTGTATGGTTGTTCTTTGGTAGTTTCTTGATGGTCGAGtatgtgatcaaggacacaactagtGACTCAAAGAAACTTGAAGCGGTCATGGAACAGACTACTAGTGAACCTGGCTTTGATTTCCATACAAGAACTGATAAAACATGATGCCCTTCAGAGAATCACAGTCCCATATCAATATAGCTAAGAATACCCCATAGAATGACTTGTACATCAAGAGAACAATTTGGAATACCTGGTAAGAGGAAGAATAAAAATGAAACAAAACAATCAAGtcaaatatggtgggtctgtctaGATGCTTGAGTCTGGGTCATGTACGATAGGACCCTCTGCGACATACGGTCTAGAAACCTCTTCGCCGTCAGTGCTTCCTTAGAATACTAATGTTCCTCGGCTTGAGTCGACATCACATCAACAACTAGTGCCATGACTCTAGAAAGGTATACACCAACCTAGAATACACAAATCAAAGGAGGGACTGATATTAAATCAAGAAAGATATGccaatgtgaaagggaaatgtgcccttgggccatttctaagtattttggtgattaagtgtccaacacaagtgcctaagtgttaaattgtgccaaggactcaaaaagtgcaaatcaagattaaaggtatgtttctagacttagtacattgttttgaagactaatgcattgtgtctaagtgctagaaacagaagaAACATTTatggaaaagttggctgtgtacaaccaatagactgctcggtctgggtgcaccggactgtccggtggtgcaccggacagtgtccggtgcgccaggctggcgtctgtcaactggctgctcttgggacttcgtcggcggcgtacggctaaaattcacctgactgtccggtgtgcaccggactgtctggtgagccaacagtcagccgcgTAATCCGCACGCGATGCGTGGCAGagtcaacggtcagaaggggcaccggactgtccggtgtgcaccgtacagtgtccgatgcgccaacggctctaaatctccaacggtcggctttgccaaagaaggaaagaaatctgcaccggacagtgtccggtggtgcaccggactgtccggtgcgccaggcgacagaaggcaagaattgccttcctggaatgctctcaatggctcctagctgccttggggctataaaagggacccctaggcgcatggaggcaaataccaagcattctctaagcattcctaagcaccaagactccaattccgcgcattcgattctttgtgatagcaactagagcttcatttgagtagagaactctttgggttgtgttgtgagctcgagttgtgacttgtgtgcgtgttgtgctctgattttgtgtcttgtgtgcgttgctcatcccagccttacttctgtgcttctttgtgaacatcatattgtaagggcgagaggctccaagttgtggagattcctcgcaagcgggatatagtaaaaagcaaaacaccgtggtattcaagtgggtctttggaccgcttgagaggggttgattgcaaccctcgtccgttgggacgccacaacgtggagtaggcaagtgttggacttggtcgaaccatgggataaaccactgtgtctatctgtgttgatcttcttgtggttatcgtgtcttgcaagaactcttctctagccacttggctttattgtgctaactcctaacaaagttttgtggcattaaagttcaagtttttacaggatcacctattcaccccccccccctctaggtgctctcaattggtatcagagtcgttctcttcaagaaagggactaatcgcccgaagagatggatcctaagggcaaggggatggtggtcaatgataaggagaaggagttcttcgtcaatgatccaaaggatgacaagcctactgactcggggtcgggccacaaaagaaaagacgggaggaagaagaaaacaaggcgcatcaaggagatagtctactacgatagcgacgaatcttcctcttcccaaaaggacgaagacaacgactacgagaaaaagaagacggttaattcaaacttttcctttgattattctcgtattccacaaagttccaatgctcatttgctttccattcccgttggtaaacccccccactttgatggagaggactacggattttggagtcacaaaatgtgtagccacttattctctctccatccaagtatatgggagatagtagaaaatggaatgcactttgatagtacggatagtcccatgttcattaatgagcaaattcacaaaaatgcac
This portion of the Zea mays cultivar B73 chromosome 2, Zm-B73-REFERENCE-NAM-5.0, whole genome shotgun sequence genome encodes:
- the LOC100279556 gene encoding F-box protein At1g47056 isoform X1 encodes the protein MGHSLSSHSKSTLSSPPRRSRSLSPMSPPPLRLTAPMQIAAEDSGSDSSSSFAPPARDYTQDLPDEILALVFASLSPTDRNACSLACSRWMEVDATTRHRLSLDARAALGNAAPALFARFTAVTKLALRWARGSGADSLSDYGAAAVATALPSGRLSRLKLRGLRQLSDAGLASLAAAAPAIRKLSVASCTFGPKAFVAVLQSCPLLEDLSVKRLRGLPDTAGATTSIAEDIKFPPASSLRSVCLKDLYSALCFVPLVASSPELRSLKILRCSGAWDLPLEVITARAPGLVELHLEKLQVGDRGLAALSACANLEVLFLVKTPECTDSGIISVAEKCHRLRKLHVDGWRTNRIGDFGLMAVARGCPNLQELVLIGVNPTVLSLRMLGEHCRTLERLALCGCETVGDAEIICLAERWAALKKLCIKGCPVSDRGMEALNGGCPSLVKVKLKRCRGVSYECIENLKVTRGGSFSISLDIVLEHDARSASENGAQENGQAQITALTDQMAGMDLPVNAAGAQSSTHTITRMRSVVSALRRRISRRGLNRRAVVRFAEVVGVRIAGCDGLDMIHGEWGPRVGQGRRAPRRRGVVRLGACARAHTIVELGRVTSGKK
- the LOC100273542 gene encoding uncharacterized protein LOC100273542 precursor is translated as MAGPGPARTARSVALLCFLVSCAALVDSRGGASRPSRQDLDVGLGGGGVGIGIGIGGGSPSSPSPTPPSSQPQPCDFENERLYRAYLVIQQFRSTVTCDPMGVTQSWSGTDVCSYKGFFCERPPNVTDRAIASVDFNGYMLQAGSLRGFVDSLPDLALFHANSNDFGGAVPALGGLQYFYELDLSNNKLAPAAFPADVLGLTNATFVDIRFNSFYGELPAGVFCKLPRVQAIFVNNNRFSGALPDNIGQSPVNYLSLANNRFTGEIPRSIARNAGTLLEVLFLNNSLSGCLPHELGLLEKATVIDAGANRLTGTIPASFACLRKVEQLNLAGNLLYGEVPDALCRLAFSNLKNLTLSDNYFTSLGSCCWDLIKEGRLNVDRNCIQWAPNQRSHEDCAKFLRQPKSCPVNNYVPCRSKYQSSSEPADDAAAEYRYRTYSALHP